Proteins encoded in a region of the Veillonella parvula genome:
- the hisS gene encoding histidine--tRNA ligase: MAIRKPRGTQDFLPEQMIHWHYIEQRMREICKVYGFNEIRTPAFEETKLFLRGIGETTDVVQKEMYTFTTGDDGGSSFTLRPENTASAVRAYLENKVYGKEGLTKWYYMGPMFRHDKPQAGRYRQFHQFGAEVLGSQSPVVDSEVICMVVQLLKDFGLKDLNVEVNSVGCPTCRPVYREKLIAFFEPKKEQLCSDCQERLYKNPLRILDCKNETCKSLSVGAPEIHEHLCEECHDHFEELKTYLTAANVQYTLNPRLVRGLDYYTKTAFEVQYTPLGAQSAVAGGGRYDGLVEELDGPHTPAIGFAMGMERLLLALEKQNLLPEPTVEPSVFVVALGDAAKVETFKICQALHDEYITVEMDGQGKSMKAQLKYANKINAKYVIILGDDELARKEAIIRFMDTSEQETVSLDTVAERITSLVKG; this comes from the coding sequence ATGGCTATAAGAAAACCAAGAGGTACACAAGACTTTTTGCCAGAACAGATGATACATTGGCATTATATTGAACAACGTATGCGCGAAATTTGTAAAGTATATGGGTTCAATGAAATTCGCACACCTGCCTTTGAAGAAACTAAATTATTCTTACGTGGTATCGGTGAGACTACAGATGTAGTACAAAAAGAGATGTACACCTTTACCACTGGTGATGACGGTGGTTCTAGCTTTACCTTACGCCCTGAAAATACGGCGTCTGCTGTGCGCGCATACTTAGAAAATAAAGTATATGGTAAAGAAGGTCTCACAAAATGGTATTACATGGGCCCTATGTTCCGTCATGATAAACCGCAAGCGGGTCGTTATCGTCAATTCCACCAGTTTGGTGCAGAGGTACTAGGTTCGCAATCTCCAGTGGTAGATAGTGAAGTTATCTGTATGGTTGTACAGTTATTAAAAGACTTTGGCCTTAAAGACCTTAATGTAGAAGTAAACTCCGTAGGTTGCCCAACATGTCGTCCTGTATACCGAGAAAAATTAATCGCTTTCTTTGAACCTAAAAAGGAACAATTATGTAGCGATTGCCAAGAGCGTTTGTACAAAAATCCTTTGCGTATCTTGGACTGCAAAAATGAAACATGCAAATCCTTGTCCGTAGGTGCTCCTGAAATTCACGAACATTTATGTGAAGAGTGTCATGATCATTTTGAAGAATTGAAAACCTATTTAACTGCAGCTAATGTGCAATATACTTTAAATCCTCGTCTCGTACGTGGCCTTGATTACTATACAAAGACAGCCTTTGAGGTACAATATACTCCTTTAGGTGCTCAAAGTGCTGTAGCTGGTGGTGGTCGTTACGATGGTCTCGTAGAAGAGCTCGATGGACCTCATACTCCAGCTATCGGTTTTGCTATGGGCATGGAGCGTTTACTATTAGCTCTTGAAAAACAAAACTTATTGCCTGAGCCAACTGTAGAACCATCTGTATTCGTAGTCGCTCTTGGTGATGCGGCTAAGGTAGAGACTTTCAAAATTTGCCAAGCCTTACATGATGAATATATTACCGTTGAAATGGACGGGCAGGGCAAGAGTATGAAGGCACAATTAAAATACGCTAACAAAATTAATGCGAAATATGTTATTATATTGGGTGATGATGAATTGGCTCGTAAAGAAGCCATAATTCGATTCATGGATACTAGTGAACAAGAGACTGTATCTCTTGATACAGTGGCTGAACGTATAACTTCTTTGGTGAAAGGATGA
- the aspS gene encoding aspartate--tRNA ligase produces METMQGLHRTHGCGTISEQEVGKEVVLCGWVERRRDHGGLIFLDLRDRSGVVQVVASPDHNVESFHKAEDVRNEYVLCVRGKITKRDEAAINPNLPTGAYEMFCEELRVLNSAKTPPFYIQDDIDVDENIRLKYRYLDLRRPEMQRNLILRHKVTKAMRDFFDSRDFLEIETPMLTKSTPEGARDYLVPSRVNAGTFYALPQSPQIFKQILMVAGYEKYFQIVRCFRDEDLRADRQPEFTQLDLEMSFVDEEDIYALLEEMIAHVFKTALGKEISLPMPRITWDEAMDKYGSDKPDLRFDMAFTDVTDLVKDTEFKVFRSVIDNGGVVKGIVVPGDAGIPRRELDDLVEYVNRYGAKGLAWACFNEDGSIKSQIMKFLGEDTIRNIGEKMGAKGGDLVLMIADKPATVARALGELRLEMARRMNMIDQDKLAFTWVTDFPMFEYNEDEKRYVAMHHPFTMPRHADLDKLESDPGSVKAIAYDMVLNGVEIGGGSLRIYQADVQEKVFKAIGLSIEEARSKFGFMLDAFQYGAPPHAGCAFGLDRLVMLMAKRQSIRDVIAFPKTQSASDIMSQAPSEVEPKQLKELHIKPDVEEEQEQSLV; encoded by the coding sequence ATGGAAACAATGCAAGGCTTACACCGTACGCACGGTTGTGGCACCATCTCTGAACAAGAGGTAGGTAAAGAGGTCGTATTATGTGGTTGGGTTGAACGCCGTCGTGACCATGGTGGTTTGATTTTCTTGGATTTACGTGATCGTTCTGGCGTAGTACAAGTGGTGGCATCCCCAGATCATAACGTAGAATCGTTCCACAAAGCAGAGGATGTTCGTAATGAATATGTGCTTTGTGTACGTGGTAAGATTACAAAGCGTGATGAGGCTGCTATTAATCCAAATCTTCCTACAGGTGCATACGAAATGTTCTGTGAAGAGTTGCGCGTATTGAACTCTGCTAAAACTCCTCCTTTCTATATCCAAGATGATATCGATGTAGATGAAAATATTCGCTTGAAATATCGTTACCTTGACTTACGTCGTCCAGAAATGCAACGCAACTTGATTTTGCGTCACAAAGTAACGAAAGCAATGCGCGATTTCTTCGATAGCCGCGATTTTTTGGAAATTGAAACTCCAATGCTTACTAAATCTACACCAGAAGGCGCTCGTGACTATCTAGTGCCGTCCCGTGTAAATGCTGGTACATTCTATGCGTTGCCACAATCTCCACAAATTTTCAAACAAATCTTGATGGTTGCTGGTTACGAAAAATATTTCCAAATCGTTCGTTGCTTCCGCGATGAAGATTTGCGCGCAGACCGTCAACCTGAGTTCACTCAGCTCGACTTAGAAATGTCCTTCGTTGATGAAGAAGATATTTATGCATTGCTTGAAGAGATGATTGCTCATGTATTTAAAACTGCATTAGGTAAAGAAATTTCTTTGCCTATGCCTCGTATTACATGGGACGAAGCAATGGATAAATACGGCTCTGATAAGCCGGATCTTCGTTTTGATATGGCCTTTACTGATGTAACTGATCTTGTAAAAGATACAGAATTCAAAGTATTCCGTTCTGTTATCGACAATGGTGGTGTAGTTAAAGGTATCGTTGTACCTGGTGACGCTGGCATTCCTCGCCGTGAACTTGACGACCTTGTTGAATATGTAAATCGTTACGGCGCCAAAGGCCTTGCATGGGCTTGCTTCAACGAAGATGGTTCTATCAAGTCTCAAATCATGAAGTTCTTAGGTGAAGATACAATTCGCAATATCGGTGAAAAAATGGGTGCTAAAGGTGGCGACCTCGTATTGATGATTGCTGATAAACCTGCAACTGTGGCACGTGCATTAGGTGAACTACGCCTTGAAATGGCACGTCGTATGAACATGATTGACCAAGATAAATTGGCATTCACCTGGGTAACTGATTTCCCTATGTTCGAATATAACGAAGATGAAAAACGTTATGTTGCAATGCACCATCCGTTCACAATGCCACGCCATGCGGATCTTGATAAATTGGAATCTGATCCTGGCAGCGTAAAAGCGATTGCTTACGATATGGTATTGAATGGCGTAGAAATTGGTGGCGGTTCCTTGCGTATCTACCAAGCTGACGTACAAGAAAAAGTATTCAAAGCAATTGGTTTGTCCATTGAAGAAGCAAGATCCAAATTCGGCTTCATGCTTGATGCATTCCAATATGGTGCACCTCCTCATGCAGGTTGTGCATTTGGCTTAGATCGTCTTGTTATGTTGATGGCAAAACGTCAATCTATCCGCGACGTAATCGCATTCCCTAAAACTCAATCTGCTTCTGATATCATGAGCCAAGCTCCATCTGAAGTAGAACCAAAGCAATTAAAAGAGTTGCATATTAAACCAGATGTAGAAGAAGAACAAGAGCAATCTTTAGTGTAA
- a CDS encoding replication-associated recombination protein A: MDSLFDMTPTNTYEPLPVRMRPTKLDHLYGQEKAVGKGTFLRAMVEKDTIPSMLFYGPCGTGKTTLAGIIAKVSNSHFVNLNATNAGIGELRTIIEDARKRVRSLQQRTILFLDEIHRFNKSQQDVLLPCVEDGTIILIGATTENPFFEVNRPLLSRLRLITLEALTPKAIGQILRRAITDEEVGLGKRHLQVTDEVLEDVGIFVNGDGRMALNILEQAAAMVPDEGTITIEVLEKVVGRRIYTYDKKGDSHYDTISAFIKSMRGSDVQATVHYLARMIEAGEDPNFIARRIVICAAEDVGLADPQALILANAAAQAAHMVGFPEARIILSEAACYVALAPKSNSAYVAIDAAISDVRHKDCGQVPDHLKDSHYSGASKLGHGKAYKYAHNYPNGYVKQQYLPTPLVDATYYKGIKRGTEEQLLHDWEKRCKN, translated from the coding sequence ATGGATAGTTTGTTTGATATGACACCTACAAATACATACGAGCCGCTTCCTGTACGAATGCGTCCTACTAAACTAGATCATTTATATGGTCAAGAGAAGGCCGTAGGTAAGGGGACTTTCTTGAGAGCTATGGTAGAGAAGGATACAATACCATCTATGCTTTTTTATGGGCCTTGTGGAACGGGTAAGACTACATTAGCTGGCATTATAGCTAAGGTGAGTAATAGCCATTTTGTAAACCTGAATGCTACTAACGCCGGTATTGGTGAGTTGCGCACCATCATTGAAGACGCGCGCAAACGAGTTCGTTCTTTACAGCAACGCACAATTCTATTCCTCGATGAAATTCATCGTTTTAATAAAAGCCAACAAGATGTGTTGTTACCTTGTGTAGAGGATGGCACTATTATCCTTATTGGTGCTACAACAGAGAATCCATTCTTTGAGGTTAATAGACCGTTATTATCTCGTTTGCGTCTTATTACATTAGAAGCACTTACACCAAAGGCTATTGGTCAAATTTTACGTCGCGCCATTACCGATGAAGAAGTGGGATTAGGCAAACGCCATCTACAGGTAACGGATGAAGTTCTGGAAGATGTGGGAATTTTCGTCAATGGTGATGGCCGCATGGCCCTTAATATTCTTGAACAAGCTGCAGCTATGGTTCCCGATGAGGGGACGATTACTATTGAGGTTCTTGAAAAGGTCGTAGGTCGTCGTATATATACATATGATAAAAAAGGAGACAGTCATTACGATACAATCTCAGCCTTTATAAAAAGTATGCGTGGTTCTGACGTGCAGGCAACGGTACATTATTTAGCACGCATGATTGAAGCTGGAGAGGATCCTAATTTCATTGCTCGTCGTATTGTTATTTGTGCAGCAGAGGATGTAGGACTTGCGGACCCACAAGCTCTTATACTTGCCAACGCAGCGGCTCAAGCGGCTCATATGGTAGGTTTTCCTGAGGCGCGCATTATATTATCTGAGGCTGCGTGCTATGTTGCTCTCGCACCTAAAAGTAATTCTGCTTATGTAGCTATTGATGCCGCGATATCTGATGTGCGACATAAGGATTGTGGACAAGTACCTGATCATTTGAAAGATAGTCACTATAGCGGGGCTAGTAAATTAGGCCATGGGAAAGCTTATAAGTATGCTCATAATTATCCTAATGGATATGTAAAACAGCAGTATTTACCAACGCCTCTAGTTGATGCAACCTACTATAAGGGCATAAAGAGAGGGACTGAGGAACAGTTACTTCACGACTGGGAGAAACGTTGTAAAAATTAA